The Pseudomonadota bacterium genomic interval TTTATCTGGGTCTCGGTCATTCTGAAAAAGAACGTGAATCAGCCTATCGGGAATTATTTCTGGAAAAGTTGGATGCGGGGTTAATCAACGAAATCCGGCAGTCTACCAATGGCAATTTTGCTCTTGGTAATAAGCGGTTCAAGGAAGAAATAAGTAAAGCATTAGATCGACGCGTCTCCCCCGGAAAGTCAGGCAGACCTCAAAAAGACAAAACCTCGAAAGATGTGAAAACATGAAAAAACCGTGGTCTGTCCCCTATTTCCGAAAAAAGGGAAGAGGGGGGGAGGAGGGTGGTGAGGTGACGTCCCCTATTAGTATTAGTATTAGAGAAGGGAGTCTTTCTCCTGCTGCCGCAGGTGTTCCACCACTTCTTTAACCCGCTGGGAACTTCCTTTTTTACAGATCAGCAGGGCATCTTCCGTGTCAACGACCAGCAGGTCATCAACATCTATTAAGGCGGTTGGTTTACGGCTGAAAACGGTATTATTTTTGGCTGAAAACAGCATGGTTTCAGCTGCCGGTTTTTCATTTTCGGATTCAACCCGTGGCTGCAGCTTCAGTTCATCCAGGGCGTCCCAACTTCCCAGATCACTCCAGGAAAAACGGCTGGGAACCACGGCCACCCGGGAAGATTTTTCCAGCACCCCGTAATCGATGGAAATGGCTTCCACGTCCCGAAAATAAGCGGCCAGAGCCTGATCAAAACCCAGATTCTGACATCCCCGGCTAAAACGCCGGAGGCAGGCATCAACCGCCGGTAGATGTCGGGCAATTTCCGCCAGGATGACATCGGTACGCCAGATAAAGATACCGCTGTTCCAGAAATAATCCCCGGATGCCAGGTATTCAGTGGCCCGCTTGGCATCAGGCTTTTCCACAAAACGGCTGACTTTCCTAACCTTCTCGCTGGGAATATCATCATCAAACTCGATTACATCACCACTCTGGATATAACCATAGCCCGTTTCCGGCCAACTGGGGGCAATACCCAAGGTCACCAGCCAGCCCTGTTTTGCAACGGTTGCGGCCAGCTCCAGGGTGTGGATAAATTCCGGCAGGTCGGATATGTAGTGGTCGGCGGGAAAAACCATCATCGTGCTTTCCGGCCCCTGGTCCATGATCAACAACTGGGCAGCTAGGGCAATGGCCGGGGCGGTATTGCGACCCACCGGCTCGGCAATAATCCTGGCCTTACTGAAGCGGGACGCCAGCAGTTTTTCCACCGCCAGCGCCTGATCCTTATTGGTAACAACCATGGTCCGGGAATCATCGGTCAAGGGAGACAGGCGCTCAATGGTGGCTTCCAGGGTGGTTTTACCTCCCAACAGCGGAATCAGCTGTTTAGGCCGCCGGTGACGGCTCAAAGGCCAGAAGCGGGTTCCGGAGCCGCCGGCAAGGATAACGGCGTGGAAGTTGTTTTTTTCGGTTGTTTTATCAGTCGTCATTCATTTAAACTCCGGAAAGCAAGAGGGGGCAAGCGGAAACGTTAAAGCAATAAAGCAACAACGTCCCCTATTTTACTATTTTATCCTATTTTATCGGTGATAGTCGTCAGCCAGGCGGACAATGTCATCTTCGCCAAGATAATCTCCCTGCTGGACTTCAATGATAACAACCTCCCGGTCTTCGTTTTGGTTGGCCA includes:
- a CDS encoding transposase, with amino-acid sequence YLGLGHSEKERESAYRELFLEKLDAGLINEIRQSTNGNFALGNKRFKEEISKALDRRVSPGKSGRPQKDKTSKDVKT
- a CDS encoding mannose-1-phosphate guanylyltransferase, with the protein product MTTDKTTEKNNFHAVILAGGSGTRFWPLSRHRRPKQLIPLLGGKTTLEATIERLSPLTDDSRTMVVTNKDQALAVEKLLASRFSKARIIAEPVGRNTAPAIALAAQLLIMDQGPESTMMVFPADHYISDLPEFIHTLELAATVAKQGWLVTLGIAPSWPETGYGYIQSGDVIEFDDDIPSEKVRKVSRFVEKPDAKRATEYLASGDYFWNSGIFIWRTDVILAEIARHLPAVDACLRRFSRGCQNLGFDQALAAYFRDVEAISIDYGVLEKSSRVAVVPSRFSWSDLGSWDALDELKLQPRVESENEKPAAETMLFSAKNNTVFSRKPTALIDVDDLLVVDTEDALLICKKGSSQRVKEVVEHLRQQEKDSLL